In Xanthomonas theicola, a single genomic region encodes these proteins:
- a CDS encoding addiction module antidote protein, translating into MSNRKHAASVSHSEATIAELRADQGFAVEYLKSALEELDNPEHRAVGLLALRDVAEAYGGLATVAQEAGITREALYRALSPTGNPTLKTLLAVLHAVGMRLSVAPAKVVSTDRCNTVV; encoded by the coding sequence ATGAGCAATCGCAAACATGCCGCCTCGGTCTCCCATAGCGAGGCCACCATTGCCGAACTTCGTGCCGATCAAGGCTTTGCGGTCGAGTACCTGAAATCCGCGCTGGAAGAACTCGACAACCCAGAGCATCGCGCGGTCGGCCTGCTCGCGCTACGCGACGTGGCCGAGGCCTACGGCGGACTGGCGACGGTCGCCCAGGAAGCAGGCATCACCCGCGAAGCTCTCTATCGGGCGCTGTCGCCGACAGGCAATCCAACGCTCAAGACCTTGCTAGCTGTGCTGCATGCGGTAGGAATGCGGCTATCTGTTGCACCCGCCAAGGTGGTCTCAACCGATCGATGCAACACCGTAGTCTGA
- a CDS encoding type II toxin-antitoxin system RelE/ParE family toxin, which translates to MIEVRRYQRADGVVPLADWLADLRDARARAKLEIRFRRVSLGIFGDIKAVGEGVLELREDIGPGYRVYLGRHGAALVILLCGGDKRSQDADIQRAKEYWLDWKRRNT; encoded by the coding sequence ATGATTGAGGTCCGGCGATACCAACGTGCGGACGGAGTGGTGCCGCTTGCCGACTGGTTGGCCGATCTGCGGGATGCGCGGGCGCGGGCCAAGCTGGAAATCCGTTTCCGGCGGGTGTCTCTGGGGATCTTTGGCGACATCAAGGCGGTCGGCGAAGGTGTCCTGGAACTGCGCGAGGACATCGGCCCCGGCTATCGCGTGTACCTCGGTCGGCACGGGGCGGCGCTGGTCATCTTGCTGTGTGGCGGCGACAAGCGCTCGCAGGACGCGGACATCCAACGGGCCAAGGAATACTGGCTGGACTGGAAACGGAGAAATACATGA
- a CDS encoding tyrosine-type recombinase/integrase produces MAKIKLTKTVVDAAQPQSTDVELRDTLVPGFLCKVTPKGRKVFMVQYRTNAGERRKPSLGLFGELTVEQARTLAQNWLAEVRRGGDPGGQKAEARKAPTVAELCTRFMEDYSKTRNKPSTQRSYQHQIDRSIIPAFGNMKVADVTRLDVTALMKRKEESPIQANRVLGCIRKMFNLAELWGYRPDGSNPCRHVPKYPEKGKTRLITDAEMARLFTYLEKADAEALEHPTLTLAIRLQFEFAARMSEILLLEWAWIDLPNKRVVWPDSKTGDMSKPMSEEAHRLLSTAARYENSSFVCPSIFDHKKSLTVNSYYQAWRRILNRAGVPHVGTHGIRHRATTDIANSGVPVKVGMALTAHKTVTMFMRYVHTEDDPVRAATELVASRRKALIETRPSPAIDVSPPAPVTQEPKSPAAVYKPYRHRKGGTRSVPPSSKRATDAPAELAS; encoded by the coding sequence ATGGCCAAGATCAAATTGACGAAAACGGTGGTCGATGCGGCACAGCCTCAATCCACTGACGTGGAACTGCGCGACACACTGGTTCCGGGCTTCCTGTGCAAAGTAACCCCGAAAGGCCGGAAGGTATTCATGGTGCAGTATCGCACCAACGCTGGCGAGCGCCGCAAGCCGTCGCTCGGGCTGTTCGGCGAGTTGACAGTCGAGCAAGCCCGCACGCTCGCGCAGAACTGGCTCGCTGAAGTCCGCCGAGGTGGCGACCCCGGCGGCCAGAAAGCGGAAGCGCGCAAGGCACCGACCGTTGCTGAACTGTGCACCCGGTTCATGGAGGACTACTCCAAGACCCGCAACAAGCCGAGCACTCAACGTTCCTACCAGCATCAAATCGACCGCTCGATCATCCCGGCCTTCGGCAACATGAAGGTGGCGGACGTTACCCGCCTGGACGTGACTGCGCTGATGAAGCGCAAGGAAGAATCCCCGATCCAGGCCAATCGGGTACTCGGTTGCATTCGCAAGATGTTCAACCTCGCCGAACTGTGGGGCTACCGGCCCGATGGCTCCAATCCCTGCCGGCACGTTCCAAAGTACCCTGAAAAAGGCAAGACGCGCCTGATCACTGACGCGGAGATGGCAAGGTTGTTTACCTATCTTGAAAAAGCTGACGCAGAGGCGCTGGAACATCCAACGCTGACGCTGGCGATTCGGCTGCAGTTCGAGTTCGCTGCCCGCATGTCGGAGATCCTGCTTCTGGAATGGGCCTGGATCGACCTGCCCAACAAGCGCGTGGTCTGGCCGGATAGCAAAACGGGTGACATGTCCAAGCCCATGAGCGAGGAGGCGCACCGGCTGTTGTCAACCGCAGCGCGCTACGAGAACTCCTCCTTCGTCTGTCCATCGATCTTCGACCACAAGAAGTCGCTGACCGTTAATTCCTACTACCAAGCGTGGCGGCGCATCCTCAATCGTGCTGGCGTTCCCCACGTCGGAACGCACGGCATCCGCCACCGTGCTACGACGGACATCGCTAACTCAGGTGTCCCCGTGAAAGTTGGCATGGCGTTGACCGCGCACAAAACGGTCACGATGTTCATGCGGTACGTGCACACCGAGGACGATCCCGTTCGCGCAGCTACTGAGCTGGTGGCGAGCCGGCGCAAGGCTTTGATCGAAACCCGGCCGTCGCCAGCCATCGACGTTTCGCCTCCAGCTCCGGTGACACAGGAGCCCAAGAGCCCGGCCGCGGTCTACAAGCCGTATCGGCATCGTAAGGGCGGCACGCGCTCAGTCCCGCCCAGCAGCAAGCGTGCGACCGATGCGCCGGCCGAGCTTGCGTCATGA
- a CDS encoding MtnX-like HAD-IB family phosphatase, translated as MRAQWKILCDFDGTVSLQDVTDTLLERLGRPGWRALEDDWVAGRIGARACMHGQVALLDDDVDALHRVLDEVRIDPAFVRFVDLARDLGMPLSIVSDGLDYPIARILGRHGLPQLPIIANRLLRTPEGQWRMASPHAQPDCPSGTCKCAVMAQHGSARSTLLIGDGRSDFCLAGRADLVFAKDGLLRHCRANGIAHRAIGDFEDAIALLHALAAPVAAATRVPLPIAQRA; from the coding sequence TTGCGCGCCCAGTGGAAGATTCTTTGCGATTTCGACGGTACCGTGTCGCTGCAGGACGTGACCGATACCTTGCTTGAACGGCTTGGCCGGCCCGGCTGGCGTGCGCTGGAAGACGACTGGGTGGCCGGGCGCATCGGCGCGCGTGCCTGCATGCACGGGCAGGTGGCGCTGCTCGACGACGACGTGGACGCATTGCATCGCGTGCTCGACGAGGTTCGCATCGATCCCGCGTTCGTGCGCTTCGTTGATCTGGCGCGCGATCTGGGCATGCCGCTGAGCATCGTCAGCGATGGGCTGGACTATCCGATCGCGCGGATCCTGGGGCGGCATGGCCTGCCGCAGTTGCCGATCATCGCCAATCGGCTGCTGCGCACGCCCGAGGGGCAATGGCGCATGGCCTCGCCGCATGCCCAGCCGGACTGTCCCAGCGGCACCTGCAAGTGCGCGGTCATGGCCCAGCACGGGTCTGCGCGATCCACCCTGCTGATCGGCGACGGCCGTTCCGATTTCTGCCTGGCCGGCCGTGCCGACCTGGTGTTCGCCAAGGACGGCCTGCTGCGCCACTGCCGCGCCAACGGCATCGCGCATCGCGCGATCGGCGATTTCGAAGACGCCATCGCCTTGCTGCACGCACTCGCCGCGCCAGTCGCGGCGGCCACGCGCGTGCCACTTCCCATTGCCCAACGAGCCTGA
- a CDS encoding aspartate aminotransferase family protein — protein MNRNVPLSTAFAPLHDDLDAAAHASLQPAAPDPGAAYSRALSDAQLLAEEAEYCSFGDTVHYSEPPRIFAHCDGSYLYDTEQVPYLDLQMWYSAVNFGYANPRLNGALKRQIDSLPQVASQYLHPTKIELAKTIAQDAQRKWGRKGRVHFNVGGAQSVEDSLKLVRNASAGKSLVFAFEGGYHGRTLGASAITSSYRYRRRFGHFDRAQFIEFPYHFRGPKGISKEEYGEQCVARFARLFETEYNGVWDPKAGQCEYAAFYVEPIQGTGGYVIPPPNFFTGLKKVLDQYGILLVVDEIQMGFFRTGKLWAIEHFGVTPDVLVFGKALTNGLNPLAGIWAREELINPTVFPPGSTHSTFASNPLGTAVGLETMRMLAEADYETMVMAKGAHFLDGLRALQKRHPEIGDVDGLGLALRAEICQADGFTPNRKLLDTMVDMGLEGELRHNGKRIGLVLDVGGYYKNVITLAPSLHISHEEIDLALSLLDQLLTRAKRVA, from the coding sequence ATGAACCGGAATGTTCCGCTTTCCACGGCGTTCGCGCCGCTCCACGACGATCTCGACGCCGCCGCGCACGCCAGCCTGCAGCCGGCGGCGCCCGACCCGGGCGCGGCCTACTCGCGTGCGCTGAGCGATGCGCAGCTGCTGGCCGAGGAGGCCGAATACTGTTCGTTCGGCGACACCGTGCACTACAGCGAACCGCCGCGGATCTTCGCGCACTGCGACGGCAGCTACCTGTACGACACCGAGCAGGTGCCGTATCTGGATTTGCAGATGTGGTATTCGGCGGTCAACTTCGGCTATGCCAATCCGCGTCTGAACGGGGCGTTGAAGCGGCAGATCGACAGCCTGCCGCAGGTGGCCAGCCAGTACCTGCATCCGACCAAGATCGAACTGGCCAAGACCATCGCCCAGGACGCGCAACGCAAGTGGGGGCGCAAGGGCCGGGTGCATTTCAACGTCGGCGGCGCGCAGTCGGTGGAGGATTCGCTGAAGCTGGTGCGTAACGCCAGCGCCGGCAAGAGCCTGGTGTTCGCGTTCGAGGGCGGCTACCACGGCCGCACCCTGGGCGCCTCGGCGATCACCTCCTCGTACCGCTACCGGCGCCGCTTCGGCCATTTCGACCGCGCCCAGTTCATCGAATTCCCGTATCACTTCCGCGGCCCCAAGGGCATCTCCAAGGAGGAATACGGCGAGCAATGCGTGGCCAGGTTCGCACGCCTGTTCGAGACCGAGTACAACGGCGTGTGGGACCCCAAGGCCGGGCAGTGCGAGTACGCGGCGTTCTACGTCGAGCCGATCCAGGGCACCGGCGGCTACGTGATCCCGCCGCCGAACTTCTTCACCGGGCTGAAGAAGGTGCTGGACCAGTACGGCATCCTGCTGGTGGTGGACGAGATCCAGATGGGCTTCTTCCGCACCGGCAAGCTGTGGGCGATCGAGCATTTCGGGGTGACGCCGGACGTGCTGGTGTTCGGCAAGGCGCTGACCAACGGCCTCAACCCGCTGGCCGGGATCTGGGCGCGCGAGGAGCTGATCAACCCGACCGTGTTCCCGCCGGGTTCGACCCATTCCACCTTCGCCTCCAATCCGCTCGGCACCGCGGTGGGGCTGGAGACGATGCGCATGCTGGCCGAGGCCGACTACGAAACGATGGTCATGGCCAAGGGGGCGCACTTCCTCGACGGCCTGCGCGCCCTGCAAAAGCGCCATCCGGAAATCGGCGACGTCGACGGCCTGGGTCTGGCGCTGCGCGCGGAGATCTGCCAGGCGGACGGCTTCACTCCGAACCGCAAGCTGCTCGACACGATGGTGGACATGGGCCTGGAAGGCGAGCTGCGCCACAACGGCAAGCGCATCGGCCTGGTGCTGGACGTGGGCGGCTACTACAAGAACGTGATCACGTTGGCGCCGTCGCTGCACATCAGCCACGAGGAGATCGATCTGGCGCTGTCGCTGCTGGACCAGTTGCTGACCCGCGCCAAGCGGGTGGCATGA
- a CDS encoding beta-ketoacyl-[acyl-carrier-protein] synthase family protein, whose product MDRSAQGHRVVVTGMGAVSALGLGADALWRGMCEGRSGIAALASPDPQATLKMRLAAAVPGFAPQAAQLGGIAPGQLDRMTQMALVAAYEAVAQSGLDLRGAGAARGAVVLGTGVGAELSRDEQSRRLYREQAERLHPLTIVRSMNNAPVSQISIAFGLRGPAFAVSSACASANHALAQAALLIRHGLADVALSGGSEACLSLSLIRAWEAMRVVSDDTCRPFCAQRSGLVLGEGAGVFVLESAAHAAARGAVPLAELAGVGLGADAHDIVAPSVDGAAAAMRLALHDAGLEPQQIDYVNAHGTGTQANDRCETQALRQVFGGHADALAVSSTKAVHGHALGAAGALELVAAIGALREQLVPPTANFLDPDPDCDLDYVPGQARARPVRAVLSNSFAFGGLNAVLALRAPR is encoded by the coding sequence ATGGACCGCTCGGCGCAGGGACATCGCGTCGTCGTCACCGGGATGGGCGCGGTCAGCGCGCTCGGCCTGGGTGCCGATGCCCTGTGGCGCGGCATGTGCGAGGGCCGTAGCGGCATCGCCGCGCTGGCCTCGCCCGATCCGCAGGCCACGCTGAAGATGCGCCTGGCCGCCGCGGTGCCGGGCTTCGCGCCGCAGGCGGCGCAGCTGGGCGGCATCGCGCCCGGCCAGCTCGACCGCATGACCCAGATGGCGCTGGTCGCGGCCTACGAGGCCGTGGCTCAATCCGGACTGGACCTGCGCGGCGCAGGCGCCGCACGCGGCGCGGTGGTGCTCGGCACCGGCGTCGGCGCCGAACTCAGCCGCGACGAACAGTCGCGGCGGCTGTACCGCGAGCAGGCCGAGCGCCTGCACCCGCTGACCATCGTGCGCAGCATGAACAACGCCCCGGTCAGCCAGATCAGCATCGCCTTCGGCCTGCGCGGCCCGGCCTTCGCCGTCTCCAGCGCGTGTGCCTCGGCCAACCACGCGCTGGCGCAGGCGGCGCTGCTGATCCGCCATGGCCTGGCCGACGTCGCCCTCAGCGGCGGCAGCGAGGCCTGTCTGAGCCTGTCGCTGATCCGCGCCTGGGAAGCGATGCGCGTGGTCAGCGACGACACCTGCCGGCCGTTCTGCGCGCAGCGCAGCGGCCTGGTGCTGGGCGAAGGCGCCGGCGTGTTCGTGCTCGAAAGCGCCGCGCATGCCGCCGCGCGCGGCGCGGTGCCGCTGGCCGAACTGGCCGGCGTCGGCCTGGGCGCCGATGCGCACGACATCGTCGCGCCCAGCGTCGACGGCGCCGCCGCGGCGATGCGCCTGGCCCTGCACGATGCCGGCCTGGAGCCGCAGCAGATCGACTACGTCAACGCCCACGGCACCGGCACCCAGGCCAACGACCGCTGCGAGACGCAGGCGCTGCGCCAGGTGTTCGGCGGCCATGCCGACGCGCTGGCGGTGAGTTCGACCAAGGCCGTGCACGGCCACGCGCTCGGCGCCGCCGGCGCGCTGGAACTGGTGGCCGCGATCGGCGCGCTGCGCGAGCAGTTGGTGCCGCCGACCGCCAACTTCCTCGACCCGGACCCGGACTGCGACCTGGACTACGTCCCGGGCCAGGCCCGCGCGCGGCCGGTCCGCGCGGTGCTGAGCAATTCCTTCGCGTTCGGCGGCCTCAACGCGGTGCTCGCGCTGCGCGCGCCGCGCTGA
- a CDS encoding acyl carrier protein, with product MTPSIETQIHSIVAKHGEIDPAGLTPDTKLQDLGLDSLEAIEILFDIEEHFDITFPQRDPNLDDGSLGKLTEAVQQALAAKAAAAPLAAAH from the coding sequence ATGACCCCGTCTATCGAGACACAGATCCACAGCATCGTCGCCAAGCACGGCGAGATCGATCCCGCCGGCCTGACCCCGGACACCAAACTGCAGGACCTGGGCCTGGATTCGCTCGAGGCGATCGAAATCCTGTTCGACATCGAGGAGCACTTCGACATCACCTTCCCGCAGCGCGATCCGAACCTGGACGACGGCTCGCTGGGCAAGCTGACCGAAGCGGTGCAACAGGCGCTGGCCGCCAAGGCCGCCGCCGCTCCGCTGGCCGCGGCGCACTGA
- a CDS encoding GNAT family N-acetyltransferase, with translation MPFVGQLEPQALQQQFLAHPPQAFQARPLEHGVPAFEAEFDLLTTADPALRARSARWPLQWLWRRLLRPRTSFVGSTVSEYAWLPRAADPARLPGQWRVQLGRKRPLLIVKDIPQHSPLLDASDNVWARAFLEACERSGYVVLRGQALAWVPIDFGSVDEYLARLSRARRRNIRRKLRSRADLEIEVLPTGAAFADPALRAHCYALYLQVYAQSEVHFDLLTAAFFDALLTDADCGGLVFTYRHQGRLIGWNLCYVHDGRLLDKYIGLHYPDARVHNLYALSWMHNLDYACRHGLRAYVAGWTDPEVKAQLGASFTYTWHAVYLRNPLLRIALRRLRPLFEADQVGAAATDADVAQ, from the coding sequence ATGCCTTTCGTAGGCCAACTCGAACCGCAGGCGTTGCAGCAGCAGTTCCTCGCGCACCCGCCGCAGGCCTTCCAGGCGCGTCCCCTGGAGCACGGCGTGCCGGCGTTCGAGGCCGAGTTCGACCTGCTGACCACCGCCGACCCCGCGCTGCGCGCGCGCAGCGCCCGCTGGCCGCTGCAGTGGCTGTGGCGGCGCCTGCTGCGCCCGCGCACCAGCTTCGTCGGCAGCACCGTCAGCGAATACGCCTGGCTGCCGCGCGCGGCCGATCCGGCGCGATTGCCCGGGCAATGGCGGGTGCAGCTGGGGCGCAAGCGTCCGCTGCTGATCGTCAAGGACATCCCGCAGCACTCGCCGCTGCTCGACGCCAGCGACAACGTCTGGGCGCGCGCGTTCCTCGAAGCGTGCGAACGCAGCGGCTACGTGGTACTGCGCGGGCAGGCGCTGGCCTGGGTGCCGATCGATTTCGGCTCCGTCGACGAGTACCTGGCGCGGCTGTCGCGCGCCCGGCGCCGCAACATCCGCCGCAAGCTGCGCTCGCGCGCCGACCTGGAGATCGAGGTGCTGCCGACCGGCGCCGCCTTCGCCGACCCGGCGCTGCGCGCGCACTGCTATGCGCTGTACCTGCAGGTGTACGCGCAGAGCGAGGTGCATTTCGATCTGTTGACCGCGGCGTTCTTCGATGCGCTGCTGACCGATGCCGATTGCGGTGGCCTGGTGTTCACCTATCGTCATCAGGGCCGGCTGATCGGCTGGAACCTGTGCTACGTGCACGACGGGCGGCTGCTGGACAAGTACATCGGCCTGCACTATCCGGATGCGCGCGTGCACAACCTGTACGCGCTGAGCTGGATGCACAACCTGGACTACGCCTGCCGCCATGGCCTGCGCGCCTACGTCGCCGGCTGGACCGACCCGGAAGTGAAAGCGCAGCTCGGCGCCAGCTTCACCTACACCTGGCATGCGGTGTACCTGCGCAATCCGTTGCTGCGCATCGCGCTGCGGCGGTTGCGGCCGCTGTTCGAGGCCGACCAGGTCGGTGCCGCCGCGACCGATGCCGACGTGGCGCAATGA
- a CDS encoding arginase family protein, producing MKTNAPVVLDLDASLGILPGALRLPLQDWRDGLRFACSLRRLRRFGAALDALLPARHGSVLLGSGDFHHLSLPLIARVAQRAPGPLRVVVFDNHPDNMRFPFAVHCGSWVWRVAALPQVARVEVVGITSGDVGAAHAWENHLRPLYRGKLRYWCSGVDVGWARRLGLGQAVRGFASSMEMIDAFLQHLRRTPMPTYLSLDKDVLDPDEVRTNWDQGELRVPHLLTAIAYLHGQLLGSDITGEVSQVQYPQWWKRRLAALDAQPPPSPQSLMEWQARQHAVNLRLLQALAEAGLRR from the coding sequence ATGAAGACCAATGCGCCCGTCGTGCTGGACCTGGACGCCTCGCTCGGCATCCTGCCGGGCGCGCTGCGCCTGCCGCTGCAGGACTGGCGCGACGGCTTGCGCTTCGCCTGTTCGCTGCGCCGGCTGCGGCGCTTCGGCGCCGCGCTCGACGCCTTGCTGCCGGCCCGGCACGGCAGCGTGCTGCTGGGCAGCGGCGATTTCCACCATCTGAGCCTGCCGCTGATCGCGCGCGTGGCGCAACGCGCGCCCGGGCCGCTGCGGGTGGTGGTGTTCGACAACCATCCGGACAACATGCGGTTCCCGTTCGCGGTGCACTGTGGTTCGTGGGTGTGGCGGGTGGCGGCGCTGCCGCAGGTGGCGCGGGTGGAGGTGGTCGGCATCACCTCGGGCGACGTGGGCGCCGCGCATGCCTGGGAAAACCACCTGCGGCCGCTGTACCGCGGCAAGCTGCGCTACTGGTGCAGCGGCGTGGACGTCGGCTGGGCGCGGCGCCTGGGGCTGGGCCAGGCGGTGCGCGGCTTCGCCTCGAGCATGGAGATGATCGACGCCTTCCTGCAGCACCTGCGGCGCACGCCGATGCCGACCTATCTGTCGCTGGACAAGGACGTGCTGGATCCGGACGAGGTGCGCACCAACTGGGACCAGGGCGAATTGCGGGTGCCGCACCTGCTCACCGCCATCGCCTACCTGCACGGGCAACTGCTCGGCAGCGACATCACCGGCGAGGTGTCGCAGGTGCAGTATCCTCAGTGGTGGAAGCGGCGCCTGGCGGCATTGGATGCGCAGCCGCCGCCGTCGCCGCAATCGCTGATGGAATGGCAGGCGCGGCAGCACGCGGTGAACCTACGGCTGTTGCAGGCGCTGGCCGAGGCTGGGCTGCGGCGATAG
- a CDS encoding DegT/DnrJ/EryC1/StrS family aminotransferase, with the protein MRTEIPPTAGLPLQWRDLWPPRDGRRLAAQLGLPDALLTCSGTAALVVALRTLAAGSRRRQVLVAAYTCPLVALAVAHCGLQLVLCDLLPGSIEPDPAQLAHRCGNDTLAIVATHLGGRLTDLAPLRDAAAACGAVLIEDAAQALGGVHADGSAAGLGGDIGFCSLAVGKGPTLYEGGLLLSRHAPLRDSLIDTAARLGQPDWRWELRRSVQLLGYAALYRPHALRWAYGAPLRRALRRGDRVGAVGDQFDAAIPQHAVGAWREAVGVRAAARWPAFLAQLREQGRRRSARLAAIAGLRVIADSAGAQGSWPALLVLLPDAAARERALARLWPRGLGVGLLFVHALPDYAYLRGIVEAAPMPNARDFAARCLSISNSPWLHEKGFEAILAVLQQVCADGAD; encoded by the coding sequence ATGCGCACTGAGATTCCGCCCACTGCCGGGTTGCCGCTGCAGTGGCGCGACCTGTGGCCGCCGCGTGACGGGCGGCGCCTGGCGGCGCAGCTCGGCCTGCCCGACGCGCTGCTGACCTGCTCGGGCACGGCGGCGCTGGTGGTCGCACTGCGCACCCTGGCCGCCGGCAGCCGCCGCCGGCAGGTGCTGGTGGCCGCCTACACCTGCCCGCTGGTGGCGCTGGCGGTGGCCCACTGCGGTTTGCAGCTGGTACTGTGCGATCTGCTGCCCGGTTCGATCGAACCCGACCCCGCCCAACTGGCGCACCGCTGCGGCAACGACACCCTGGCGATCGTCGCCACCCACCTGGGCGGACGCCTGACCGACCTGGCGCCGTTGCGCGACGCCGCCGCGGCCTGCGGCGCGGTGCTGATCGAGGACGCGGCGCAAGCGCTGGGCGGCGTGCATGCCGATGGCAGCGCCGCCGGCCTCGGCGGCGACATCGGCTTCTGCAGCCTGGCCGTGGGCAAGGGCCCGACCCTGTACGAAGGCGGCCTGCTGCTGTCGCGGCATGCGCCGCTGCGGGACAGCCTGATCGACACCGCGGCGCGCCTGGGCCAGCCCGACTGGCGCTGGGAACTGCGCCGCAGCGTGCAGTTGCTCGGCTACGCCGCCTTGTACCGGCCGCACGCGCTGCGCTGGGCCTACGGCGCACCGCTGCGCCGCGCGCTGCGCCGCGGCGACCGCGTGGGTGCGGTCGGCGACCAGTTCGACGCGGCGATCCCGCAGCATGCGGTCGGTGCCTGGCGCGAAGCGGTCGGGGTGCGTGCCGCCGCACGCTGGCCGGCGTTCCTGGCGCAGTTGCGCGAACAGGGCCGGCGCCGCAGCGCGCGCCTGGCCGCGATCGCAGGGCTGCGGGTGATCGCCGACAGCGCCGGCGCGCAGGGCAGCTGGCCGGCACTGCTGGTGCTGCTGCCGGATGCCGCCGCGCGCGAGCGCGCGCTGGCGCGGCTGTGGCCACGCGGGCTCGGCGTCGGCCTGCTGTTCGTGCACGCCCTGCCCGACTACGCCTACCTGCGCGGCATCGTCGAGGCCGCGCCGATGCCCAACGCGCGCGACTTCGCCGCGCGCTGCCTGAGCATCAGCAACAGCCCGTGGCTGCACGAGAAAGGTTTCGAGGCGATCCTGGCGGTGCTGCAGCAGGTGTGTGCCGACGGTGCGGACTGA
- a CDS encoding DMT family transporter, with translation MTRPPLQRYALGFALLLGFDTLAQFGFKLGGADAFPPQADWAWVLRLLASPWLYVALLGYVGAFFAWMKLLEHAPIGPAFAASHLEVVSILLLSAWWFGETISVLQALGAALIVAGIVCLALGERTAPADAH, from the coding sequence ATGACCCGCCCGCCGCTGCAGCGCTACGCGCTGGGCTTCGCTCTGCTGCTGGGCTTCGACACCCTGGCCCAGTTCGGCTTCAAGCTCGGCGGTGCGGATGCGTTCCCGCCGCAGGCGGACTGGGCCTGGGTGCTGCGCCTACTCGCCAGTCCCTGGCTGTACGTCGCGCTGCTGGGCTATGTCGGCGCGTTCTTCGCCTGGATGAAACTGCTCGAGCACGCGCCGATCGGGCCCGCCTTCGCCGCCTCGCACCTGGAGGTGGTCAGCATACTGCTGCTGTCGGCATGGTGGTTCGGCGAAACCATCAGCGTGCTGCAAGCGCTCGGCGCGGCGCTAATCGTGGCCGGCATCGTCTGCCTCGCGCTCGGCGAACGCACCGCGCCGGCCGATGCGCACTGA
- a CDS encoding EamA family transporter — protein MSPQASVVGVWLATVALDTVGQLAFKHVASDPLAAGAARWRRMARQPWLWLGMACYAFEFLAWTAFLSLVPLGRGVLLGSINIVAIMLAGHWLFGERLGRMQVAGICLVSAGVAVVGLGT, from the coding sequence ATGTCGCCGCAGGCGTCAGTGGTCGGCGTGTGGCTGGCGACGGTGGCGCTGGACACGGTCGGCCAACTGGCCTTCAAGCACGTCGCCAGCGACCCGCTGGCGGCCGGCGCGGCGCGCTGGCGGCGCATGGCGCGGCAGCCGTGGCTGTGGCTGGGCATGGCCTGCTACGCGTTCGAATTCCTCGCCTGGACCGCGTTCCTGTCGCTGGTGCCGCTGGGCCGCGGCGTGCTGCTCGGCTCGATCAACATCGTGGCGATCATGCTCGCCGGGCACTGGCTGTTCGGCGAGCGGCTGGGGCGCATGCAGGTGGCCGGGATCTGCCTGGTCAGCGCCGGCGTGGCCGTGGTCGGGCTCGGCACATGA
- a CDS encoding alpha/beta hydrolase, with the protein MIQSAEFHFQGGRHGVLLIHGLTGTPSEMRLLGKCLHREGFSVHGVQLAGHCGNEDDLLATGWRDWSASVEQAAARMRPQVDKLFVAGLSMGALLALQLAEERPQWVDGVGVLGATFRYDGWNIPRRARLTFLLPWFKRLGIGRRRMFMEAPPYGLRDERIRAQISGAMLGGDSSAAGLPGNPWHALAEMHLLSRRVRRNLAKVTAPCLVAHAAEDDIAHLRNAQLVMAGVSGAVELLLLHDSYHMITLDRERRVLGARLAQFFAAQAAPRQAA; encoded by the coding sequence ATGATCCAATCCGCCGAATTCCACTTCCAGGGCGGCCGCCACGGCGTGCTGCTGATCCACGGCCTGACCGGCACCCCCAGCGAAATGCGCCTGCTCGGCAAATGCCTGCACCGCGAGGGCTTCAGCGTGCACGGCGTACAACTGGCCGGACACTGCGGCAACGAGGACGACCTGCTCGCCACCGGCTGGCGCGACTGGTCCGCCAGCGTCGAGCAGGCGGCGGCGCGGATGCGCCCGCAGGTGGACAAACTATTCGTGGCCGGCCTGTCGATGGGCGCGCTGCTGGCGCTGCAATTGGCCGAAGAGCGGCCGCAGTGGGTCGATGGCGTCGGCGTGCTCGGCGCCACCTTCCGCTACGACGGCTGGAACATTCCGCGGCGCGCGCGGCTGACGTTCCTGCTGCCGTGGTTCAAGCGCCTGGGCATCGGCCGCCGCCGCATGTTCATGGAAGCGCCGCCGTATGGCCTGCGCGACGAGCGCATCCGCGCCCAGATCAGCGGCGCGATGCTCGGCGGCGACAGCAGCGCCGCCGGCCTGCCCGGCAATCCGTGGCACGCGCTGGCCGAGATGCATCTGCTGTCGCGCCGGGTGCGCCGCAACCTGGCCAAGGTGACCGCGCCGTGCCTGGTCGCGCATGCCGCCGAGGACGACATCGCGCATCTGCGCAATGCGCAACTGGTGATGGCCGGCGTGTCCGGAGCGGTGGAATTGCTGCTGCTGCACGACAGCTACCACATGATCACCCTGGACCGCGAACGCCGCGTGCTCGGCGCGCGGCTGGCGCAGTTCTTCGCCGCGCAAGCCGCGCCGCGCCAGGCCGCATGA